The DNA sequence ACTATTTATTAATAGCTAGAAATTATGAATATTTTAATCAAAAAACCGATTTTAGTTGCAGGCATTAGCCTTTCCTTTCTATTATGGATAGGACAAAAATTAACTAATTATTGGGATGAAATCGGTAATGTCAGTATTTTTAGCTTAATTTGTCTTGGTGGTTTATCTTATTTCTTACAACAAATTGGTCAGAAAAAATCAGTTAATCAGCTTAATTTTTTAGACATTACCATTAATGATTTAACTGCTAAAATAGCATCTATAAAAAATCAGATAGAAGTATTAAATTGTGAATTAAATGAAATAGAAGATAAAGAAAATAATCAGGACGTTAAAGTTAATATTAGAATTAGCGATTTCCAGCAACAATTAAATGCTATCCAACAGTCATTCCCTCGGAATAAAATTAACATTGCTATTTTAAATTTAAGTCAAAATACTAATTCTTTTACTCTGTCTCAAGATATAGAAAAAAAAGTTAAAACTCTGGTTAATTTTCATGGAATAACTGACGTTTTAGAAACTATTAATAATGCTAACAATTTAGCAAACTTAGTTTTAAACTATGACTTATTACTACTAATTATTAGTGAAGATTTAACCCAGTCTCAAAAAGAAATAATTTCTTACTGTAAAAACCAACAACAGAATTTAATTATAGCTTTTGATGATATTAACTACACTTTACAAGAAGAGAAAAAACTGATTTTTAATAGTCTTAAAAAAGCCCTTAATTCAGTTATTGAAGAAAAATATATTATCCCTATATCTAGTAAAAAACAAACTATCAAAGTAAGAAGATATGAAGAAAATAATACCTATAAAGAATGGGAAGAAACATCTAATGCAGATCATGAAAAACTTACGGAAATCCTCTTAATACTAACAGAAAAAGAATTAGATAAACTAACATTGTCCACAACTTACAGACAAGCAATTAACATAGAAAAACAGATAAGGGAAGAATTAAACACCATTAGAAAAAATAAAAGTTTAAAAGTAGTTGAAAAATATCAAATGGTTGCGGCAACAGCTACGTTTGCTAATCCCGTTTCGAGCTTAGATTTATTGGCAACTGCCGCTATTAATGCTCAAATGATAGTTGATTTAAGTAAAATTTATCAACATCCTCTATCTTTCAATCAAGCACAACAAATATCTTTAACATTAGCTAAAGTGATGCTTAAATTAGGCATTGTAGAAATTTCTAGCCAAACCATTAGTGCTATTTTAAAAACAAACATGATAACCTTTGTTGCAGGGGGATTAATTCAAGGCATTAGTGCCGCCTATCTAACTCGCATTTGTGCTTTGAGTTTAATTGAATATTATGAAATAGCAGACTTTACCGTTAATGACAGCATAAATATTAGTAAGGTGAAAGAAAAAATACAACTAATTTTTGAGCAGAATAAAGAAAATAATTTCTTGAGTCAATTTGTTAAAAAGACATCTTTATTATTAACTTAATTTGACTTTAGGTTCAGGATAAATTTTCTAGTTATGGGAGAGAAAAGGCAATCATTTGAGTTAGGAGTTAGAAGTTAAGATAAAAAAGAAATTTTCCGTAAGGATTGGATATATTCAACCCCTA is a window from the Cyanobacterium sp. Dongsha4 genome containing:
- a CDS encoding YcjF family protein — translated: MNILIKKPILVAGISLSFLLWIGQKLTNYWDEIGNVSIFSLICLGGLSYFLQQIGQKKSVNQLNFLDITINDLTAKIASIKNQIEVLNCELNEIEDKENNQDVKVNIRISDFQQQLNAIQQSFPRNKINIAILNLSQNTNSFTLSQDIEKKVKTLVNFHGITDVLETINNANNLANLVLNYDLLLLIISEDLTQSQKEIISYCKNQQQNLIIAFDDINYTLQEEKKLIFNSLKKALNSVIEEKYIIPISSKKQTIKVRRYEENNTYKEWEETSNADHEKLTEILLILTEKELDKLTLSTTYRQAINIEKQIREELNTIRKNKSLKVVEKYQMVAATATFANPVSSLDLLATAAINAQMIVDLSKIYQHPLSFNQAQQISLTLAKVMLKLGIVEISSQTISAILKTNMITFVAGGLIQGISAAYLTRICALSLIEYYEIADFTVNDSINISKVKEKIQLIFEQNKENNFLSQFVKKTSLLLT